A region from the Deinococcus sp. KSM4-11 genome encodes:
- a CDS encoding SDR family oxidoreductase, protein MPGKLTGKVALVTGASAGIGQAVARSLAAEGASLVLTARRQERLDALASELQSLGTGTQVWVVPGDVREEETAQRAVETATRSGGRLDILINNAGTGNYKNLVDTSAADYDDMMDTNMRSTFVFTRHAVPVMQAQGAGTLLMISSMAGLYGFAGEAVYCATKFAQVGFAQALDRELRPQGIKVGVICPGGVKTEFALGRGRTEEGVAASGMLEPEDVAGAVLLACTQSAGSRIIEIQMRTMAEAL, encoded by the coding sequence CGCCGGCATCGGACAAGCCGTCGCCCGCAGCCTCGCCGCGGAAGGGGCCAGCCTGGTGCTGACCGCCCGACGCCAGGAGCGACTTGACGCGCTGGCCTCCGAGCTCCAGAGCCTGGGCACTGGAACGCAGGTGTGGGTCGTCCCCGGTGACGTCCGCGAAGAGGAGACGGCGCAGCGCGCTGTCGAGACGGCCACCCGGTCGGGCGGCCGGCTGGACATCCTCATCAACAACGCCGGAACCGGGAACTACAAGAACCTGGTCGACACGAGCGCTGCGGACTACGACGACATGATGGACACCAACATGCGCTCCACCTTCGTGTTCACGCGCCACGCCGTCCCGGTGATGCAGGCCCAAGGCGCGGGCACGTTGCTGATGATTTCCTCGATGGCCGGCCTGTACGGCTTTGCTGGGGAAGCGGTCTACTGTGCCACCAAGTTCGCACAGGTGGGGTTCGCTCAGGCGCTCGACCGGGAGTTACGGCCGCAGGGCATCAAGGTGGGGGTGATCTGCCCGGGTGGGGTGAAGACCGAGTTTGCGCTTGGGCGTGGACGAACCGAGGAGGGTGTGGCCGCGTCGGGGATGCTTGAGCCGGAGGACGTCGCGGGGGCGGTGCTGCTGGCCTGCACACAGTCGGCGGGCTCGCGGATCATTGAGATCCAGATGCGGACGATGGCCGAAGCGTTGTAG